The Phacochoerus africanus isolate WHEZ1 chromosome 9, ROS_Pafr_v1, whole genome shotgun sequence genomic sequence cagcagctatagctgtgatttgacccctagcctgggaacctccatatgccacgggtgcagccctaaaaaaatatttaaaaaataaaagatttctgaAGTCACATCATTTAAAACCATGCTTTTAACACTTCAAGGTAACTGTGAAGAATCAGCTGGGAGGTTCTTCTATATCCATCAAAATGCTAACTACCCACAGTGACTTTTACCACctgaatttttatagttttcccaATCTTCAATGGAATGATCCATAAACACAGAACAAATCCAACTGGCTATACACATACATGCTTTGGGAGTTTGTCCCTGATTTTATGTGTACTTGTCAGGAAGTCTTTTGCCCAGTATTCATTATAAGGATTTTGCAACACTCTTTTACTCAACAATAAATCTGTGACAATACTCAGTAATTCCTTCCTGTATTTGCTACCACCTGCCCATAGGAACTATCTCTTACTCATATGCTCACAGGGATAACAGTCTCATTATTAAAAGTTTGCACTAGACGATGGACAGAACGCTTGAAGGcggaaaggggaggagagagcaTGGAGGAGCCCCCATCCAGCCCCTCATCTCTGTGACATTTCCTTAGAGCCCAGAGCACCACCCAGGTCAGGACTTGGTCCCAGGAAACGGCTGGGACAGACCCATCTCTCCTCCACATCGTTCCCTGCCACTCAGCACGTCCAAGGCAGCTCTCTGCCTCCAGTGGCCCTGCTGGGAAGGTTCCTACAGACCTCACCTGCTCACCTCCAGAGCACAGTGCCCTTCATGACCATCCCAGGAGCCTGGCCAACACCTCTCACAGCTCGGCACCCTTCCCTATGAAGCAGAAGAGCTTTGGCAAGAAAGCagtttgcagggagttcccactgtggcccagggggttatgaacccgactaagtatccatggggatgcaggtttgatccctggcctcactcactgggctaaaggatccagcattgctgcaaagctgtggtgtaggtcgaagatgtggctcggatcctgcattgccatggctgtggtataggaaggcagctacagctcggatttgacccctagcctgggaacctccacatgcttcaggtgggcccctaaaaagacaaaacaaacaaacacgcaTTTTGCACCCTGAAAACTAGCACAAAGGGATACAATTCCTCTCACTTGCTTTCTCTACTTTCAACCTCTGTGCTTTGGAAGCTCTGCTGACTTGACCGGAAAGTCATAAAACCGTGACAAGCTCATGGACAGAAACCCCACCAGGGACTTCCCTCCTGGCCCAGTAGCCAGTAGCTAAGGCAGGCTTCCCATCCACAGAAGCCTGGTGCCTGTGCCCTGGGGCAGAGCATGGAGTTAGGAGGAGCTAGACACTGGCGATTCATCCTAACTAGAGCAGAATCACTGAAGGGAGGGCTGGTGACCCCGATAACAGTGGTCTGTGTTTGTCTGGGAAAAGCGGGTGTCCCAGGAGAAAGCCACCTCCACCCTGAGACACAGAAGAGGggggcagcccagggccaggcccaAGAGCTCAAAGGAAATGTCTTCTTACACACACGTGAAACACTCTCCGAAGTCCACAAAATCTGCCAAGTACATTTGGAATCATTTCAAGATTTTAGGTGGCATAACCCCAAGAACAACTACAAGCTCTATTAGATTGATACCCTATCGTGCTTACGCTTTCcatttttcattgaattttcaGAAGTtccattttctggagttcctgttgtggtgcagcagaaatgaatctgactaggtaccatgaggttgtgggttcgatccctggcctcactcagtgggttaaggatccagtgttgccatgagctctggtgtatgtaggttgcagatgccgctgggatcctgagttgctgtgcctgtggtgtaggccggcagctgtagctcccattcaactcctagcctgggaacctccatatgcggtgggtacggcctaaaaaaaaggaaaggaaagaaagaagtttaaTTTTCCCAAGGTACATTATGAGTCAATGTTTTGTGTATAGGAAAGTACTATATCATTTCAACCATCCACAAATTTCGCCTTGTTAGTGTTTGAATATGCAATTACTATGCTGACTGTTAGAATGGGTTCAGTGGTAGTCAAGCTCTGATACAGCCTTAATGACCTCATCTTCTGGTAGTCACACTGGAGAGTGAAAGAAATTCCCGAGGCAAGGAAGGACCAGAATGACAAATAAAATCCAGGATGAATTGCAGCCACCTCACCTTTTCTACCATGAAGACGCGTCCACCACGGTGCCCAAAACATCACGGAGTAGGAGAATACCCACAGCAAATTCCATGGGCAATTACTTTCATTTTGTTTGCACATTACTTTTTtgttctgttgtacagaaaatgACCAAACCATTTCAACATCTGGAAATTGAACAGGCATCTCTCCACACACCCCACTCCAGAATCCCATACTCACTGTGCTCTGGCCCAAGCAGATCAGATGGTTCCTCTGATTAGCCATTGGCTCTCAGAAACCGTCCTGAGTTACAAGCCCTGAGATAGTATTAGGGGTTCCCAGAAAGACAAGACTCTTTTGTGCTCCTCACCTTCCATCACAGTGAGCCACCGTCAACATGAAGTTGTCTCCTACCAGGAATCTCCTGCACGCGCTCCAGCCTTGTGTGTTGTCAGGGCAACATACAGATGTCCTATAGGGCCTACAGTGTAGTCTGGACTCCGTTGCATTTGATGCCCCTGAAAGAAACAATTTCCCTGGATCTCTGTATTCATAAGAAACAGAGGATGGGCACAGCCTAGTGGCCTAAAACAATGGGATGTTCAGAGGAGGGGGAGTCTGCAGTGCTCACCCTGCACGATGAGATGGGGCTCCAGGCTTCCCTGGGCAGCCTGGTGGGCTTGCAGCAGGACCTGTTTCCTTGCTTAGCTCTGATCTCGCAATAGAGATGAGCTCAGCCCTTGTTCTGGAGCACTTCAAATATATGTCAAGAGGAAGGGGTCTGTCTTCAGGATATACCATCTAGAAGAGCTGGAAATTACTCCCTCTTATCTGCCCTGGTTACCTCTTTACCTCTGAGCTTTTCAGAGCCTCTGTGTCCCACTtacttcctggaggaggctgtTTTCTAAGGCCTGAGATTCCTGAGTTCCTAGAGCAGAATACTCtggctcctttctctctcatcatgAGTCAGGCACATAGTAAATGTCCCACAGATGCTTGTTCATATGAGAATGAACAGCCCCCCAAATGGCTTTGCTCAGTCGCTAGGGAGGAGCAGTCCTCAAGCAGTCTGAACCGCAGCACAGACGTAGCTTTGTAAGGAATTTAGCCATCAAGGTAAAGACAGACAAGTGCAAAGGATTAGAAATCAGAGTGCGATGGAGAAACGGGAGGAGGGGGCCTGGGTGGGAGCCAGTCTCTTAGGGCCACGGGATCAGTGGTGAGGCGACACTGAGAGGCTCCCTTAGATTTTCAGCAGAGTGGCTCAAGAAGGCGGGGACAGCGAGAGGGTTACATCTCCGAAGCTGAGTGTAAGATAAGCTTTCATTCCTGGTCTAGACCGCAGCTCTTAGAACAGAGCAACCCACTCTTAGCTGTGGAGAATGGGAGTTAGACCCCTCATTTTCAGCTTGCCCTCTCCACCAGGATCCTGGGCCATCCTCATTATAAATAACTTTCCACGTGCAAAGGTGTAACCTATGGAAGGGAGCAGACCCACCAGCTCTCCATGAGAGAAGGTTTCTGTGATCTGCACAATTACGTATCCGGAGACGGACCTGGGGTTTAGCACATTGCTGGGAATGGACTGAGACAAGGAATGATCACAGTGGTAGTCTCATGGGGGCACTGTGGAAGTGTCACTGCTGGGGTAAGCCAGGCCTCTAAGGAAAGGGACAGTCACTTACCTCCCTCAGCCCTGGAGGTGAGAGATAGGCCGATAAGAACGGGAGCAGCGGCATCTTCTCTGTAAAGCTGACCAGGTCTGAAGTGGTGGGTGATGTCTCCTTCCAGGCTTTTTCAATCCTGTATTGAAAGGGCGGGTTCAGAGACCAATTTACTCCTGCTTCTATTGATTCTCAAGGCAGGAGCTTTCATCGCATCCCTCTTCTCCTCACACAGAAAGGTCTGTGCGGTGAGGGTGTTGCAAGAACCACGTTCTTAGGCCACCAGTAGTTCGCATGACCACATTCACCTAGAGAAAATCCTGGGCTCGCTGAATGGAGGAAGGGGCTTTGTGGGTTTTGGCATTAGCCAGAAATGGTGTCCCCCTTCCCCTAAGTCTGATCCTCCAAGACCATAAATATGACCCCACCATGCTTGAATTTGTCATTAGGTAACTGTctacttccttaaaaaaaaaaaaaaaaagtgcatccaTTGGATTATAGTTTCTGCAGAGCTTCTTTTTTGGTGGCAGGTGGGTGGGAATAGCtgagaggttttttgttgttatcatAAATGCAAGAGCACCAAGCACCAATCTTTCCTAAAACCCACTAGCCAGGAGTCTAGTCATCCATCAACTTTTCGGTCATTTCAGGCAGCTGCAAATGCTGAAGAATGGGGCAGAGGAACAGAGGTAGGAGAAGTGGAGACAGGGTGTTGATGAGAGTAACAGGAAGGTAAGGTAAGGAAAGAATAGGGGAATTTAAGAAGAGTGATTTGACAAACAAATACACCTGCATTTATTGTGTGGCCCAGTCCCCTGCAGCCCTTATAGAGCCAATATTATTCTCAACTTGTGGATATTTCAAAGATTTAAAAGGCCCCAATATTAAAGCAGTTCAGAGGCATGCAGGTAGAGACTGAAAGAGGATAAGCATATCTTTGCCACTCATTCTAAGTTTTCCAAGTCATTCCCGTCCCACCTGGCCCAAGTAATCTGGGCCCCAGGGAAGACCATGATGTGGGCAAAGTTTCTGCCCCCAGAGGCTCCTTGCCCCTGGTGAGGAACCAGGCATATTTTCTCATGCAGTTCTCTGCACACAAGTGGGTTGTCAGCCTTTGGAAGGGCAAATTCCAAGTTATGATTCTACTTAGAATACAGGCGATCAGCCTGCCAATTTGGATGACTTCCATCTGTTCTTTTATAATTTAATCTAGACCTGAGAAGATTTCTGGACCCTTATCACGAACAGGACATAATGTGTATGCTGCTTTTGCATCTGTTGGATTACCCACAAGGTGGAACATACAAAGTGTCTCATTTTCATTCTCTGCCCTGGGCGTGACAGTTCCTTTAAGGGGATCTATTGCCTCTTATTTTTGATGATTTAcctctcctccccaaccccaatCTGCAAACCACAAGTATGTTCAGCAATATTGTAGTAATTTATTAAACATTCATGTTGATACATTGGGCTTAAATGTacctataaaatattatttataatgttttggaACTGTAGCAAATCAAAGATGATTGACTCTAATTTTAGCCCAAAGCAGGTGTTTATCATTTTAATGAATCTTCTCACACAGGATCACAAGAGTTTTCACAATTTCTGTAGCTGGTTTCATGTGCATTTGGCAATACTATCGCATCTTTCTGACAGATAGTTTTCCTCTGAGCTGTTTGGACTCTACTTGGATCCTACACATGGCTCAGGGCTCCCTTCTCCCAAGATTCCCCCAGATCCAGATAACACAGACATGTCTCTGGCTCTCCTTCCACTCCCCTCTGCCTCCCGTCTCACATGAACCACATCTAGCTCTGCTGCTCTGACCAAGGACAGAAGACACCTGTGCCTTAGCTTAGCCATTGTTCCAGGAGAGCAGCTAGCTTGTTTTGTGAAGTTATCACTAACAAATTTgtcattgcaggagttcccattgtggctcagcaataaagaacctgactactatgcatgaggatgtgggtttgaaccctgacctagctcagtaggttaaggatccggcgttgctgtgagctgtggtgtaggtcacagacgaggctcagatctggtgttgctgtggctgtggcgtaggacggcagctctgtttcgacccctagcctgggaatttaggGCCGTGGGTATAtccctaagaagaagaaaaaattgccaTTGCTTTAGGATGTTCAGTgactagaaattaaaaaggaagacgGAAAATGAAAAGGGTGTTAGAATTGTGTGGGACACTACATGCAACACACCTGTAAGGGGAGACCCAGAAGGAGGgcagagaaagaagtaaaaaaatatttgattaaataacAGGTGAAAAGTTCAAAATATGGATAAAAACCCAGACCATTGATCCCAAAGCCAAGAAGCTCAGTGAACTCCAAGTAGGAGAAAGTATCATAGCTGAATGGGCAAGATTTCCCCTATGCCTCCATCCCTTCCATCCTAGATCTCATCATCTCATTGCCAGCCCAGCCTCTCTTCAAATGGCACCCCTGGTTCGTTCTCTCCCACAAAATCTTCTGTGTTATGTTCACAAGCGGGAAATGCTGAGATGGAACTACTTCTGGCGTCTATGACATCATTCAGACatgatgcttctttttttttaacgtagAAACCTAAGTGCTCGAAAAGGCAAAGTAATGCCAACACTGCTGCACATGTGCACGGGAGGTAGCTGCCCACCTTCTCCAAATAACATCATCTACATGAGAGCTTTTTTATTGCATTGTAagtgattctctttttttttttttttttttttttgaacttgatggccacactcgtggcatatggcatatggaagttcccgggccagggattaaattctagccacagctttggcaacgccagatcctttaacccactgtgctgggccagggataaaacctgcacctctgcagggaccagaactgctgcagtcagactcttaacccaccgGTCCAGGGTGGAAACTCCAACAAGCGACTCTTTTTTCAATTAGTTTTAAATTGTGATAAGAatatacataatgtaaaattttacctatgaaataattttaaatgtacagttcagtggcctTAAGtccattcacactgttgtgctcTTTTCCACCTTaaattttcatcttcccaaattgaAACTCTGAACTCATTAAACAGTACCTCCTAATTACCCCTTTCCTCCAGCCCTGAGGAGTCACCATCATACTTTGTGTCTGTGAATTTGCAAGAGATTCTTACATAAATGCAAAAGCCTGAAGCATGGTCGTTTCTTCAGCCTTATACCTCATTTTTTACTTACCTTAATAAGGAGGCAAACCCCAGCAAAGAGAGACTGTAAGAAAAGTGGGAGGGATGAAGGGCTTGCTGGGGAGGGGGTAAGTCATCACAAATAAACCCACCTGAATTTTGTTCTGGGGGTTATGCCACCTAAAATCTTGAAATGATTCCAATGTACTTGGCAGATTTTGTGGACTTCGGAGAGTGTTTCACGTGTGTGTAAGAAGACATTTCCTTTGAGCTCTtgggcctggccctgggctgccccCCTCTTCTGTGTCTCAGGGTGGAGGTGGCTTTCTCCTGGGACACCCGCTTTTCCCAGACAAACACAGACCACTGTTATCGGGGTCACCAGCCCTCCCTTCAGTGATTCTGCTCTAGTTAGGATGAATCGCCAGTGTCTAGCTCCTCCTGACTCCATGCTCTGCCCCAGGGCACAGGCACCAGGCTTCTGTGGATGGGAAGCCTGCCTTAGCTACTGGCTACTGGGCCAGGAGGGAAGTCCCTGGTGGGGTTTCTGTCCATGAGCTTGTCACGGTTTTATGACTTTCCGGTCAAGTCAGCAGAGCTTCCAAAGCACAGAGGTTGAAAGTAGAGAAAGCAAGTGAGAGGAATTGTATCCCTTTGTGCTAGTTTTCAGGGTGCAAAAtgcgtgtttgtttgttttgtctttttaggggcccacctgaagcatgtggaggtttccaggctaggggtcaaatccgagctgtagcccctgTGGCCGGGGGCTATTGCTgcaacctgtggtgtagtttgtagacatggctcagatctggcattgctgtggctgtggcacaggccggcggctacagctccaattagacccctagcctgggaacctccatatgccgagggtgtggccctaaaaaaaaagacaaataaaaaaataatgaacctGTTATCCCTTCGAGAATATGAGTAAGAGATAGTTCCTATGGGCAGGTGGTAGGAAGAAATTACTGAGTATTATCAAAGATTTATTGTTGAGTAAAACAGTGTTGCAAAATCCTTATAATGAATATTAGGCAAAAGACTTCCTGACAACAAGTACCCATAAAGTCAGGGAAAAACTTACCAAAGCATATCTGTGTATAGCCAGTTGGATTTGCTATGTGTTTGTGGATATTTCTATTGAAGATTGtgaaaattgtaaaaattcaGGTGGTAAAAGGCACTGTGagggagtttccgtggtggctcagtggttaatgaatctgactaggaaccatgaggttgcgggttcaatccttggccttactcagtaggttaaggatctggcattgctgtgagctgtggtataggttgcagatgcagctcagatcccgtgttgctgtggctctggtgtaggccggcagctacagctccaattcaactcctagcctgggaaccttcatatgccacaggagcggccctagaaaaggcaaaaagacaaaaaaaaaaagtcactgtgaGTAGTTCACATTTTGATGGATGTAGAAGAACCTCCCAGCTGATTCTTCACTGTTACCTTAAGGTGTTTTaacatagttttaaatgatgtgacttcagaaaatttatttgaatataatATGGATGTATTAGTCATGTGCTAATCTTTAGTGtaaaaatcatgttattttaGCTAACATATTCTGTGGAGTTTTTTCTAATTTCAGGATAACAAAACCAGAAGGAGACCCTTGTCATATTGAAAATGAGAACagtggggagttcctgatgtggtgcagtgggttaaggacctgacatttctgcagctgtggcataggtcacagctgtggctcagattcaattccttctgtgagtacaaaaaaaaaagagagagagaacatgagaTCATTTGTCTATACTAGAGTGAGATGCTCGTGGGTACGGGTTCAGGAGAAAGACTCTGGCTGTAcatggacatgtgggttgctCCCATCTCTGGGCCACTGTAAACAGCACAGCTTTCAGTAAGGGTTTTGTTGgatgtttttaagaaattaaatacttctttttttttcttctagtacttGTATGACCTGattttttacatttacatctttGACCCCATTTGAGTGTTATTTTGGATGATGATGAGAAGCCTGGATCcaaccttatcttttttttcccaaatgaccATTTGTTTCAATGGCAGGTGTTAAAAGTCCATGGTCTCCCATGATTCGAATTGCCTCTTTACCATCTATTAAATTGGGTCTCATACAGTATGTCAATTCTGTCCCTTTGGACTGACTGTCCTACCCATTGGCACCCGGTTTTGGGGTGCACTTTAATACCCGgcgaggaggagttcccatcgtggtgcaatgggaATGAAtaggactgggaaccatgaggttggggatttgatccctggccttgctcagtgggttaaggatgcggtgttgccgtgagccatggtgtaggttgcaggcacagcttggatctggcattgctatggctgtggcgtaggtcagcagctgtagctccgattagacccctagcctgggaacctccatatgccgagggtgtggccctaaaaagacaaaagacaaaacaaaaaccaaaaaaaccaaaaaaacaaaaaacctagcgAGGAGTTTCTGGAAGAGTGGAGAGTGAGGTACTTTGCGCTGGGGAGGAGCTGTCCTTCCATCACTCTCCAGCCTGTGGGTGGAGGGGGAACAAAGCAGGGATGGCTCAGAGGAGGGAAGAAGCTCATTCTAACCCCCAAGATGGTGGGGACAGGGGTTTCCATGTCCTGGGGAAGTGACCCCATTTCCCTGGAGGAGCTCACACGTGGCCTGGCATACACTGGTTGTGTACCGAATCATGTTTAATGAACAAACGAGAGATCAGATATTCCACTCTAGATGTGGACATTTATTAAGCCTCTGGAAGTGCCCTGGAGCCGGCCTCTGCCCCAGAGAAGGACGGTCAATCACAGGGGGATCTCAGCCTGGCCCCGCTGTTGAAAGCGACTCATTGTTCTCCTTATCCAGGGCAGGAAGCTGGAAACCCTGGTGAAGACTTCTGGGGGTGTCCCCTGTCTGTTTCCATAGGAGACAATGCCCTGGGCCACCCGGCCACACACGAGGGGCCCTCCGGAGTCCCCCTGTGGGcagacagaggaagggacactaaGCCGGGCCTCCCTTCTCCAGGCCTCCCCACTTCTGCTGCCCTAAGGCCTGGCCCTCAGAGAAGGCAGGGTTGGGGTGCCCTTCTATTGGTGGGGGTGTGAGggatgggagggtgggagagggtgcAGAAGTCAAGCTTCTGGATTGTTCCATCACTGGGCTCCAGCCCTGGCTATGGGTGCCTGTCCAGCCCCACCCAGCTCAAGGTGCCTTCACCTTCCCCCGGAAAACACTGCCCAGGCATGTCACGTGTGtctgctgctccctctgctcccccagaGAATGGATGGGTGGGGAAAAGCCCCGCTCACTCTGGTCCTGGACCCAGACTGAGGCAATGGGGATGCGGTCTGTGTGTACTGCCCCGCCTATCAGGCCCCTCTGTCTCGGGAAAGTTGGTAGATGCCCGTGGTCTTACGGAGAAGGCGGACTTTCTCTCCCTTGGATCCCCCACACACATCTGGGTCCAGCCATTGTAGGATCTGAAGCATCGGTGGCACTCCCCATCCCTCTGCACTGTGAGCCGCACTTCCTGGAGTGTGTCTGTTCTCCTGCTCAGGTTCACCAGGCCCCAGCCATCCACAGTGCACCGGGCCCCAGGACTCAGCCTGGCTTGGGTCCGAGGCAGAGCCACTGGCCTGACGAATCGATTTTGTCTGGCTCTGTTTGCCAGCTGGTGGGGAGTGTGCAGGCCTCAGGGACTGTCTGTGCTCTGctcacccccacccagccccccagCACCCTAGGAGTCCCCCCAGCTCTCTcctccctgggcccagggcaCTGACCCTCAAGCGGGGAGGGAGCCGCCTGGGCTGAAGACCCACAGGGTCGGTACCTGAAGTAACATGATATCGTTCAGGTTATTTTGCGGAttgtgtctggggtgggggatggctcTGAGCACAGGTATGCGCTGCTGGGTCCGTTCAAACCTCCTGATGTTATGGGCTCCCAAGATGACAACTGTTTGCCTGCAAAGGAAAGGGAGCCTGGAGGTAGTATGAGCTACAGGGTCTGTGGTCCCTGGGTCTGCAGGTCAGAGGGCAGCCCAGGGCAGCAGGACTGCTGCTGGGGCCTCTGAGGGATGAGagggctctggggctgggctgTGTCCTCCATCTCCCCTGCCTTGAGCAGAGAGTTGGGGGGGACATGGTGACCTTAGctgttgcccccccccccgcccccggaagaAATTGAGAAAGGCCTTGGAGACACATCTTGAGCCCCAGTGCGAGCCTTCCATCTCCCCTGATTTGATCACATCCTCCTTACTCCTCATTTACACTGTCctgtcccctgcccaccccccggGCCTACCTGgtcctttctctccccttcatTGCTAGCACCCTGTGTTCAGATGGCTGCTCTGGTAAACTCTGCTGATCCTGCTCTAGTGGTGCCCAGAAGCTCCTTGGTTTCTCACCTTCCGAAGCAGTGAGCTGCTGTCATCACAAAGTCTTTTCGCACCAGGAACCCTCCACAAGTATTATGACCCTGTGCACTTTGGATATGCATATACGCCATGTAGGGGCGGGAATGGGGCCTGGCCTCTTGGCCTCCGATGATCTCCCCTGGAAGCAAGCATCAGGCACTTAGCTCAGCCCTGGCGGGGATGTGGGCATCAGCTGGGTGCCACCAGAAAGGCTGGAAGCTagggaggcaggagagatgaTGCAGGGCCAGGAAAAGCTGGCGGTGAGAGCCAGGTCCACAGGGCCCCAGCACTGGGAGAGGGCTCCCTGGTTCTGCAGGATGCGCTGCCAGCTCCCCATCCCAGCCTCCGCTTCCCCCCACCATCCCCAAAAGGCAAGGCCAGCTGCAGCCTCCATAAGGAGGAGGCTGTCTCTGCTGTGGGGATGGCAATCCTGAGCCCTCTGCAGGGGCCCCTCCCTGAAGTCCCATGTGCTTTCTTCCTCAGCCACTGTCCTGGCCCCTCTGAGTCCAGCCATGGCCAGTGCATGACCCTTACGGGTCTAGGGCTGAGCAGATGGGGCAGCTACTGCTGCATCTTCACCTCCTAGGCCCTGCCACGTGAGCTGCAGAAGGAGCTGAGAGAGCACGTTTATGGAGAAGTGCTCCCTGCCGGGCAGGTCCAGGACTTGTATGGGCACTAAGTAACTGAAGTCCCCTCTCGAGGCCATGAGGACGGCACTGATATCATTCctgctttatagatgagaaagctgagaacTGGGGACTCCTAGGAGCTGCTCAGTGACGCCTGAAGTGCGTGGGTGGTCTGGCTCCAGAGGCTCAGGGATGGGGTGGGCCTGAGAGGGTGGGGACGGTCACTCACC encodes the following:
- the LOC125135551 gene encoding cathepsin G-like → MAWVPLFPGSLAVGGEAPWAAVGDETYHSSRRMGLTANSPAPHALPFLPLPGPQRLAGGSTGSNRLGSPPENMQPLLLLMALLLPPGARAGEIIGGQEARPHSRPYMAYMHIQSAQGHNTCGGFLVRKDFVMTAAHCFGRQTVVILGAHNIRRFERTQQRIPVLRAIPHPRHNPQNNLNDIMLLQLANRARQNRFVRPVALPRTQARLSPGARCTVDGWGLVNLSRRTDTLQEVRLTVQRDGECHRCFRSYNGWTQMCVGDPRERKSAFSGDSGGPLVCGRVAQGIVSYGNRQGTPPEVFTRVSSFLPWIRRTMSRFQQRGQAEIPL